In Helianthus annuus cultivar XRQ/B chromosome 8, HanXRQr2.0-SUNRISE, whole genome shotgun sequence, a single genomic region encodes these proteins:
- the LOC110872323 gene encoding GRF1-interacting factor 1, with amino-acid sequence MQQHLMQMQPMMAAYYPTNSVTTDHIQQYLDENKSLILKIVESQNSGKLTECAENQAKLQRNLMYLAAIADSQPQAAAVHSQYPLGGMMQPGGHYMQQHQQAQAQQMSPQALMAARSSMLYSQQQYSSLQQQAAIHSQLGMNSGGGGSGGSSGLHMLHSDGTASGSGGHLGIGGFPDFSRKQDIGLSGPTTEGRGGGGEGGETLYLKSGDEGN; translated from the exons ATGCAGCAGCACCTGATGCAGATGCAGCCCATGATGGCAGCTTATTATCCCACTAACAGCGTTACTACTGATCACATTCAACAG TATCTTGATGAGAACAAATCTCTGATTCTGAAAATAGTTGAGAGCCAAAACTCGGGGAAACTGACCGAATGCGCAGA AAATCAAGCAAAGCTTCAGAGGAACCTTATGTATCTTGCTGCCATTGCTGATTCTCAACCACAGGCGGCTGCCGTTCATTCCCAG TACCCGCTTGGCGGAATGATGCAGCCAGGTGGTCACTACATGCAGCAGCACCAACAAGCTCAAGCTCAACAGATGTCACCACAAGCACTCATGGCTGCACGTTCATCTATGCTCTACAGTCAGCAGCAGTACTCTTCACTGCAGCAGCAGGCTGCCATTCACAGTCAGCTAGGAATGAActctggtggtggtggtagtggggGAAGCAGTGGGCTTCACATGTTACATAGTGACGGCACCGCTAGTGGCAGTGGTGGGCACCTAGGCATAGGAGGGTTCCCTGACTTCTCCCGTAAGCAAGATATCGGGCTTTCTGGCCCGACTACTGAAGGTCGTGGTGGTGGCGGCGAAGGTGGCGAGACACTTTACTTGAAATCTGGTGATGAAGGTAACTGA